Genomic window (Ananas comosus cultivar F153 linkage group 1, ASM154086v1, whole genome shotgun sequence):
CCATCAGCGCCTTTCCACCTTTGATCgccttataggtggcaaaagactcctTCTCCTGGCATACGTGAAAAGAACACGCCGAATCGAGCACCAATGCATCGTccgaaattttcgcacctccggtcgccacatacagcacatcagaatcgatcatctccGACTCTGCTGTCTGCGccgtcgctgataccgtctcgtcctggttcacgacagtttgctccttctgtcgctttaactccttcagatcatccTGAAGTTTTCGACAATTGCGCTTGATATGCCCCTTCCTGTGACAGTAAAAGCATTCTACCTCAGATAGCGGTTTCTTCTGTCGATATCCGGTCGCCGATATTCTCGCCTCCTTCTTCGCAGTCACCACCAGTCCTACATCCTGACTTTGCGTGCCggactcctgagtcatcttccgcatctcgttcgagagaagcgccgccgtgaccgcctccacgcttatggactccttgccataaagcaacgtggtcaccagatgctcatatgtCGTCGGTAGCGAAGATAGTAGGATCAACGCCTTGtcttcgtcatccagattgactccgatgctggtcaactgggccaccaccttgttgaactcatttagatgatcatgtaggctcgccgcttcttgcatccgcaacgtaaacagtcgctgcttcagatacaatctgttcgtcagggatttggtcatgtacagatcttccaatttcttccacaatttcgccggtgtcgtctcgccggctacattgtaaagaacctcatctgctaatgatagatgaagcgtactcagcgccttccgctccatcttcgtccatgccgcatccgtgacctccgccggctttgcctccttcccgttcaacgtctcgtctaactcttgctgtacgaggattgctcgtactttaatttgccataatccgaaattgttcttgccgtcgaacttctcgatttcgaatttcgtggccatctccgtcgatctctcccgcagatcggtaaccttcggctctgataccacttgttgggaatccggtactcgccccggtaccggatctcgtgaatccgcaacccgctccgataccgactgctgtggatccggtatcgattgttgggattccgcaacggaagcgtcaaatcgggtttttaccataaacccgtctcctcagcaaaagctgatacaatcataaaagagagaaataccaaaacagaaaatatgcgggtaaaataagattcattaaataagagaagattacacctgactcctcttctgcacagagtagctacaacccgagccctctttctgaatctcttctacccttctctcgtcttctataaacccataaagaagacaatccttcacatgcacccgtgcactaggtgcactcaaagcataattaaataactctctctctctctttttctctctctggtacggcacccaagaggccttttctctctctcccgtacTCACCTCAAAAAGCAAACCCacaaagagctatttataaggctccaccaaaacgtaccccaatcctaatatatttaggatttctactccaattaatatctaaatctatcttaatcaatctctaatagatttaaatattaatcctaatctagttaggtttatcctctaattaatatttaaatcttaatttatctcaaacagatttaaatattaattcttatccaaataggatttaactacaaatctaaccaaatcctaacaaggAGGTGCGGCGGAACGGCGCGGAGAAGATGAGGAGCACTTGGAGGGCCAGACTGGCCTGCACGGCCACCCGGATCTCCCAGTTCGTGTCCTGTTGCGGAACTGGTGGCTCAAACCCCatccttatctctctctctttttatataCCGTGCACTTGCACTTAACAGTGAGCCGAATTATGTATACATTGAGCAGTCGAATAGTGTTGGTTGCTTCTTTTGCTTAAGTTGATGACGATAATCTGCAGTTGAAATTGCAATATCGTAAGcacagtttaaaaaaaaaaagaaaaaaaagaaaaaaaaaaaaaaaaaaaaaaaaaaaaagcgggtAATGATAAAACAGAAGCACCTATAAATTTGAAgaactaatttattattatgtgaGAAATTAATGCTAAGTTTACAATTGAAAAAGAATTATAGAATAGCAACTCTCAGTCCACAAATTGCAATCTTATCCTTAggatttaattttctttttgaattttagtaatTTACCAAATGTAGAGCTAGCATATATTGCTCTTTGTAACAGAATATGGAATCTTAAAAATGAGTGggctttataaaaaaaaaaatggttgcgTTGACtcttacttaaaaaaaatagagaaatgtcACTGCACACTCAAGTATTTTGtattaaagaaaataagaatgTGATAAAACTATTCTAAAACTATTGGcctttagataaaaaaatatatataagattcATATCTACTTTTGAATGTACAGATAATATtactttaattagtatattactATATCTTGTTCAATTGAGTATGGTGCTTATAaaggatttgaaattttttatatttggccAAGTCTACAGATGATTttaaagatttgaattttatttgctatTTAATAACAATTAGGTAGAAAtgcacttaattaaaaaaaaaaaaaacaggagaaagagagagggagagattaaGATCTTGTCACCTATTCCGTAACACTGGGGCTATAGCAATGAGCCTAATAATTGTCCTATGCGGGAAGGGTTTTAATAACTCgcaaaagagaacaaaaactGATGtttctagaaaaagaaaaaagaaaaagaaaaagaaaaagatagagaaGAGACAATCCTTAAAACgtgttaaagaaaaagaaaaagatagagaaGAGACAATCCTTAAAACAtgttaaagaaaaagagaaaaaaaaaatggaaagaaaacagaaaagaaaatattaaagagataaagaaaaaaaaaagaaaagctatgggagaagaataaagagaaaagaaaatacctAAAGAGATTAAAaacgaaaaatgaaaaagtaaaaaaaaaaaaaaaaaaaaaactaaagaacCATAAAATGCCTAACAAGGGTTGAGTGCAGTTCacagtttttcttttaaaagcatGATATGAGATCTAATACCGTATACAAAACTGTCATGTTATACTCGAGtctaaatatatagaaaattaaaaaaaattagaaatatataaaaaaagagagaatcacAAAATGCCTAATAAGGGTTGAGTACAATTCACAGTTCTTCTTTCAAAAGTAGGCGGCTTATCTAGTTAACTATATAGATCTTTAGAAGTTGTACGCGCGCGGTGTGGGGGAGCGGTTTTTGCCGGGGGGGCTCGCCGGGCCTGAGTGGAGGAGCGATGATGGGTGCGCTGGGTAACAGGGgactagagagagaaggagaggcaACGGCGTCTGGGTGGCACGTGCTCGGAGACGACCCGCGTGGGGGGTGGGGTACTGACCGGGACTGCGCCGCGGTGCCGGTCGAATGGGGCGGGGTGCCGGGGGAGATTGAGATGAGGGAGGACGGAAGCATCTCGGGAGGGTGAGAGGTGGAGAGCAGTAGCAGGATGTGAGGAGAGTTGATGGTTGGGCGAGAGATGCAGCCGACAGAGAGAGGGGAGAAAGACGAGGGGAAGATGAGATGCCTGCGGTTCTGGATGGAGGAGGACGACCGCTACGTCGACGAGAGTGTGACTTGAGAGGGGAGATGGAGGATGAAAGAGACATCGGACAGAGAGAGGAGCCTCTGCCTCATGTCGGTGCGCGCGGGGTGGGGCCTGGCCAACATGCGCCCCGCCCTCCTCCCCGAGCCACCGTCTCTCGTCGCATCTCTTCCTAGCCTCCCCTCGTGCCCTGGGGCGATGCCCCCAGTTCCCtgctcactctctttctctgcGTCTCTCCATAGCCCCCCCATCTCTCACTCCTTTCCCCCTCTTCCTTAGCCCTCCAACTCCCTCCaacctcttctcctctctcctctctctctctctctctttctctctgcgTGGCGCGGCGGGAGGTGCGCGCTCCGCAATGGCAGCCCCCCCCCTCcaccggctctctctctctcactctctggCTCCCTCTCTGTGCTTCCCGTCTCCCCCAGCCGTCTCACTCTCGCGCCTCTCTCCACGCCCAGCaggctctctccctctctctctcgtcttctCCCTTCCCGCCGAGCGTCTTGCATCCCCCTTTAGTCCGCTCTCTGCGCCTGTCGCGCGTCTCTCTCCTCGTTCCGCCCCCCCCACCTCCCCGGTCCGGTCTCCGTGCAGCGCGAGCCGCGGGCGGGGGGCCGGTACGGCTGCGGCTCCGGCGGGGTGGCGATGCTCGGGGGCGCTCGGCGTGCCGGCGGGCGggcgcgcggcggcgcgggCGGCGGAGGGATCGCCGCCCGCAGGCTTAGTTGAGCGACGCCTGGCCTGTCGGCCTGCCGCGCGGGCGCCTTGCCTGTACCCCTGCCCGCTCCCCCCTCTCTCCTGGGCCTCCCGCGCGGCCCCGCGCGGCGTGGATGGGCTGCTGCGTGTGGCGGTGGCGTGCGTCCGGGCGAAGGTCGAGTCGCAGCGGTGGTGCTCGGGGTCGGAGGCTCGGGTGCGGCCGGGCGCGCACCGGGCAAGGTGGCGCGGAGGGGTAGGGGTGGTGTGTGTGGACGAGGTGGAGAGGGCGCGAGATGAGGGAAGAGACCGAGGCGAGAGAGGACGAGAACAGCTGCTGGGAGGAGAGAGATCACGCGGGGGAGATGGCGGCGATGGCCGGTGGATGGTCTCCCGGCCCGACCTAGGAGTGGCGGAGAAGGTGAAAGAGGtggtgggagagagagggaggggccAGGAGACAACGGAGAGGGCAGTGTGGGACGAgacggagaaggagaagagtgGAGGAGAGGACGCGAGGGAGAGGGCGACGATACTGACTGTGGAAAGAAATGACGTTGAATGTTTAAAGTGTGTAACTTTGGTGCATTGTGAGAATTTCAGGAACGTTAGAGGTCGGTCTTCCACAGCAGTGAAGTAGTTTATGTCATTAAGTGTTTATAGACTTCAAACTTTGAACGCGTTTTCTGAGACGCTAAACTCGGTATAATAAGTAGCAGGTCTGACGGAATTATACTTAGCACGTTTATTCCAATATTATTAGGAGTTCGAACAGTATATAATTACACGTGAATTATTAATGCAGTACGACTGTAGAAAGTAAGACGCATTCAATTCacaacctcttgggtctagtcCCGGtcgtatttaaataatttttaattttctgtcTCTTCACATTTTTTGAGAGTTATGAACCATTTGGATGAATTAGATTGTGCAgagttataaaataataaaaaaaggtcTTGTCGTAAGGGAAGTCAGTAAATAACAGTGATTATAAAGTTGTCGCCGCGAAGCCGGGCCTCTACACTAGGTGAGATTCTGTAATACCATCCACAAAGCAATCTGTCCTTTATTCGAGTTTGaagtgtgtgtgttgtgtggtgtggtggtgtgtgtgtgtaaagAAGAGAGAGCCGACATGAGAGAAGTCCTGCTAGACGCTGTACTATCAATTAACCAACCTAAACATTGTGCTGCAAGTTTTTCACCTTTAATCTTAAACTCTTTAATGCCCACATTTAgtgatcatattattcaaccataCCCACCACTCAATATAGGAGAATACCTTTCATTTAATCAGCATAACCTTCATCTAAGTAATGAGAAACCCTAATAGCCATCAATACTTTGGTTGCTTCTAATTAATAGTATTTCTGCCGTTGGGGTATTTATATTATAACTGTGATATAGTATACGACTTATATGTGTATATCAtcgtatatagagagagagagagatcgacgcgttgagagagagagagaggagagagagtgagctggaagcctatcggtagcaaacgggctccgttgccaccaatTGTTTGCGAGGATGGAGGCCACTCTAAAATCGGAGAGTCGCTGCACGTTGAAATGGATCTCATACAGTTGAAGCATCTAGGAAGCAAGAGTTTAGTTTGTGTCGCGGAGAGGCGGGTACGATGTTCGCGTTGGGTCACTGCAAGGCGGCGGTGGACCAAAAGATGAATACCAAGACCCGCCGGGCGGGGACTGAAGGGCGGTTGTGAAAAGATTGGGAGTAAGAACGTTCGCTAGTGAGTACGCAAGAGTATCGGAGGCCGGATTACTAGATGTGTTTAATGAGACTTTACGAAACGAAGGTTCTGTGAAGCCAACGATTCGACGATAGATTTGGAGAGGTACTCGATGGCGGAGGAGGCGTCGAGGTGCACTACGTTCAACGATGCAAAAACGGCGGGCGCTCGAGCGGCCGGGGCGCGCTACTGGCGATACGCGCTACGGCGACCATCTCAGCGACATCACTACAATTTTAGAGCACTGTGTCGATTCGATGTAGGCGAAAGACTAGTTGGAGCAAGAATAACTTAAACGTTgtttctatattaaaaaaaaagagaagaaaagctaTCCTACAGAATAACGAAGAGAATAGCAAAATAcctaaaaaagattaaaaatgcaaagtaaaaaaaaaaaaaaaaaaaaccatgaaaTGTCTAATAGGTGTTGAGTGAAGTTCacagtttttcttttaaaagcatGATATGAGATCTAATACCGTACACAAAATTGTTATGTTTTATTTGAgtctgaatatatatataaaattaaaaaaagtagaaatataaaaaaagagagaatcacAAAACACCTAATAAGGGTTAAGTGCAATTAACAGTTCTCCTTTCAAAAGTAGGGTATGTGATCTAATGCCATACACAAAATTGTCCAATTTgagtatgaatatatatatatagtcatacATTAAAATTAATGGATTGCtagattttttatcattttttctttACTATCTCGCTTACTACTTTTCATCTCTTTCAAtttcttctcaattttttttctctctctatatttttcaTCACAATCACCTTCCCCCCAACCCATTTCCCACCATCAACACTCCACCCCACTAACCCCATATGCCACTGCTGCCGCCACGCCACCTCCCCTACCCCCACTACCACTGTAACTACCGTCTCAAGCGAGGGGGAAAGAGAGGGGAGTTTGGGCTTAGGGTGGAGAGGATGATGGTGGAGGAGCAGCGGCGACGATGGCGAAAGACTTTtgttacgacatatttagtattttatgttatattaggatattgtatatatattacgaCATATTTAGAATAGGATTATATGTTATCATATAGGATTATATGGTAAGTAATCCTAGTtatattgttactatagtaggcTTATCTCTTGTGctatataattttatcaatataaCCTAAGAGGAtatactctgataccatgaaagaagAGTAAAAGAGTATGCTCTTTTACCCTTCTTTCAATTGTGAGGGAGGAAAATAATGATGGAGGGGGTGGTGGATAAGGATGGTGGGAAATGAACGGTGGAGAGGGATAGAGGGGGTGTGGGataaaagagagggagaagagaaattgaaaggGAGATACAAGGAAGTAAgagtaaaatgagaaaaatgagagaTTAATCCTAACTACATCAAAATTGGTTAATGGTTAGAAACCTAGGAGCACAAAGACTATTGTGCTCCTAATTGCAAAGTtgcccttctctttctctctctctctctctctctctctctctctctctctctctctctatatatatatatatatataggaaaaacttcaaataccaccaatgtggtttcgcactttttcactttaataccctgtggtttaaagtgtatcaatttagtaaccTGTGGTTGCGCACtgtctcactttagtaccctatgatttaaagtgcatcaatttagtaccctgtagtttcatttttctcttttcgtcggctcctctgttaatattttattaaattatatacaaaaaatttcagatactctacctaggtttattgaatatttactttagtaccctttagttttaactttgtcatcgattttttttcctccgttaatatttggttaaattatatacaaaaaacttcagataccctatataggtttatcaaatatttactttagcaccctttaattttaactttgtcactaacttaacgaaaaaaaattagtaaaatagataataaaaaaaaggaaataaaaccacagggtactaacttgatacactttaaaccacagagtactaaagtgagaaagtgtgaaaccacatgggctaacttgatacactttaaaccaaagggtactaaagtgagaaagtgtgaaaccgcaaagggggtatttgaagtttacccttctatatatatagagagagagagagatagagagagagagagagagagagagagagagagtccagctatggtgttTTTAGAAGCAGaaaacacttggtgcttgtaagtttttagtcgttagatctacttctttgactattttcaccaaTTAGATCATAATATTCAACCAATTACCCACAAAACTCGAAAGGACCACTATTGTGACGCCCcagcttcccagggggtcacacATCCTAGGAGTACTCCtgttctagcacgcttaactctcttaacctcttaagcctagccaccacccaaaatgcttaagccaggttaagagttcagttctattatattttataaataggactatctggggtgtCACAATCTCCCCATTTAAGCCCTAACGTCCCTGTTAGACTCAGACTtacaagtatcaggcgatgtcagactcgtctcgctagtctAAACCGACTTTGTTGTGGAGCCGCGCTatacccacaacagtcaacaacATGAGAGCCTCGCTCTTCCCGCTGTACAAtcctgactcagccgagactcatctcacacttcctaCTGGTAATTGACTTTGATATTatctgtgacgccccagctTCCCAAGGGATCAcccatcttaggactactccCTTCCTAAcgcgcttaactctcttaacctcttgggcctagccaccacccaaaatgtttaagccaaGTTAAgagtttaaccctattatatcttatatataggactacctaggGTCTCacaactatcatcctaaccaaaCATCCCTTAATTTAAGGGTCGAATATCTACAAGCATCAATgacttaatacttttaaaagcataggagctcaattatatatatatatatatatagagagagagagagagagagagaaagcgtcCGACTGCTAAACTATCGATAGCACGTGGCTTCcttgctatcaagttgttttagatgatgcggcttccaaatcgacgatcagctctgttaaacttgatctacactattgaaagtatttggaaccaaatttcataattttcgacatcatttacctgtcaaatgagtagtctaaaattaaatgactgaaaataaaaatctcataaaaaaaataacgataAAAGACTAGAATTTATCAGTAAAGGTATTGATCTTGCTCTAAATAATGACAAAacttttctctaaaaatttcatcagatttgaattattttacactgttaaattcataaacgcatcacatcgactattaaaattatcaattttgagaacTTTTGATCGCTAGccaaaaaatgtcaaaaacttataaaatttagttttcaaatgcttttaatagtgtagatcaagtatAACGGAACTGATCACTGATTTGGAAGTCGcattattaaaaacaacttgatagcataGAAGCTtttgtgctaccgatagtatagcagtctctctctctttctctctctctctctctctctctctctctatatatatatatatatatatatatatatatatatatatatatatatatatatatagaattatgctattatactatcaatagtaccaagtccttggtactattgagtttttggccgttggatgaaaggaatGTGCGGTTTTAGAAGAATAGTTGGTCCGCGATTAAATTGATAGTGTGTCATCCTAGGTTGAGTGGAGTGGTGGTTATGTATAAGTTCTAACGGTGGAATTGATCagaaggatagatctaacggtagaaactCAATAGATACCAGAAGACTTGTGTAACTATCAATAGATAGTAGCCGGactgttaatatatatatatatatatatatatatataatattatgtatatattatattatatatatatatatataaaagctggATATACTATCGGATAGCATCAAAGGGTTTTCGTGCTATCAA
Coding sequences:
- the LOC109712234 gene encoding uncharacterized protein LOC109712234; this encodes MAIRVSHYLDEVSIVALSLASSPPLFSFSVSSHTALSVVSWPLPLSPTTSFTFSATPRSGRETIHRPSPPSPPRDLSPPSSCSRPLSPRSLPSSRALSTSSTHTTPTPPRHLARCAPGRTRASDPEHHRCDSTFARTHATATRSSPSTPRGAAREAQERGGSGQGYRQGARAAGRQARRRSTKPAGGDPSAARAAARPPAGTPSAPEHRHPAGAAAVPAPRPRLALHGDRTGEVGGAERGERRATGAESGLKGDARRSAGREKTRERGREPAGRGERRESETAGGDGKHREGARE